In the Candidatus Electrothrix rattekaaiensis genome, one interval contains:
- a CDS encoding DEAD/DEAH box helicase family protein, producing MELLPYQQQVLDDLADFLRHLERRGNLKDAFQAFWHQRSVARPEPYQQSIPRVPHVCIKVPTGGGKTFIAANAIHTVFDALNIYRREAPRAVVWLVPSNAILDQTLNALSDPGHPYRRKLDSLFSGRVAVYAKDALLQGAGFNAAGVHEQLNIFVLSYASFRTGNKEGRKAYQENPNLDGFVRQMDPAEVLAETDESALINVIRSMKPLCIVDESHNARSKLSLEMLENFNPGLILDLTATPRKKSNIISYVDAAQLKTYHMVKLPVIVYNHRSAKEVISNAIQLRNNLEKQAATEKEAGGDYIRPIVLVQAESKTGKEDRSTFEDIKKRLLHLGIAEQEIAIKTAKINELKNQDLLSPACPIRYIITVNALKEGWDCPFAYILATVANRHSQVDVEQIVGRVLRQPYARRQHQNLLNNSYVLASSADFLGTLDKIVAGLNQAGFSRRDVRAAEVAEPSTEPDAEQGQESGGSRGTARQPGLFDVPLTPQDSETKGAAQSLAPLETTPLEKTDDGNGQGNLPPGGLDNAADNLVAGMLEHAEAQSRKYEEQAGQDNAQGIAEEVREKMHDFTISGPFQEQLAGLRLPRFYIRVPGMSLFEDTFLLNKEELLKGFRLGQADSRIDFQTIRDDAYQIDLEEVGDHDYRPSFWKLGSTTRERLVEYLIALPPESRKQQVARRLCDLIGNMYPIADQEVKKYVRRIFEDMSSEQIHDCLEREYSYRDKIKAKIRELAAEYAETLFYQWLDADKILLQEDYLLPDSIHPLETAPAVPKSLYEAEGHLNNWEAKVVNEIANLDNILFWHKIIERKGFCINGFLNHYPDFLIRTRNGTTLLLEAKGDDRDNSDSARKLKLGRAWAAKAGNAFRYFMVFDSKEVEGAYRLEELLKVVGGL from the coding sequence ATGGAACTCCTTCCCTATCAGCAGCAGGTTCTGGACGATCTGGCTGATTTTCTCCGGCATCTGGAACGACGTGGCAACCTGAAAGATGCCTTTCAAGCCTTTTGGCACCAGCGCAGTGTGGCCCGGCCCGAGCCGTATCAACAGAGCATCCCACGGGTTCCCCATGTCTGCATCAAGGTGCCCACTGGTGGCGGCAAGACCTTTATCGCGGCCAATGCTATCCACACGGTTTTTGATGCCCTGAATATCTACCGCCGCGAGGCGCCCAGAGCCGTGGTCTGGCTGGTGCCTTCCAACGCCATTCTGGACCAGACCCTGAACGCGCTTTCCGATCCGGGCCATCCCTATCGCCGCAAGCTGGACAGCCTGTTCAGCGGGCGGGTAGCGGTCTATGCCAAGGACGCGCTGCTCCAAGGGGCCGGGTTCAATGCCGCCGGGGTGCATGAGCAGCTCAATATTTTCGTTCTCAGCTATGCCTCCTTTCGCACCGGCAATAAAGAGGGCCGCAAGGCCTATCAGGAAAATCCCAATCTGGACGGCTTTGTCCGCCAGATGGACCCTGCCGAGGTGTTGGCCGAGACCGATGAATCCGCTCTGATCAATGTTATCCGCAGCATGAAGCCGCTCTGCATTGTGGATGAGAGCCATAATGCCCGGTCCAAACTGAGCCTGGAGATGCTGGAGAATTTCAATCCCGGCCTGATCCTGGATCTCACGGCCACGCCGCGCAAAAAGAGCAACATCATCAGTTATGTGGATGCTGCCCAGCTCAAGACCTATCACATGGTCAAGTTGCCGGTGATCGTCTATAACCACCGTTCCGCCAAAGAGGTTATCAGCAACGCTATCCAGCTCCGCAATAATCTGGAAAAACAGGCGGCAACGGAAAAGGAGGCTGGCGGCGATTATATCCGGCCCATTGTTCTGGTCCAGGCCGAATCCAAGACTGGCAAGGAGGATCGTTCCACCTTTGAGGATATCAAGAAACGACTCCTCCATTTGGGGATTGCGGAACAGGAAATCGCTATCAAGACTGCCAAGATCAATGAGCTGAAGAATCAGGATCTGCTTTCGCCCGCCTGTCCCATCCGCTACATTATCACGGTCAACGCCCTGAAAGAGGGCTGGGACTGTCCTTTTGCCTATATTCTCGCCACCGTAGCCAACCGCCATTCCCAGGTGGATGTGGAGCAGATCGTGGGCCGGGTTCTCCGCCAGCCCTATGCCCGCCGTCAGCATCAGAACCTGTTAAATAACTCCTATGTGCTGGCCTCGTCAGCGGATTTTCTCGGTACCCTGGATAAGATCGTTGCCGGTTTGAATCAGGCCGGTTTCAGCAGGCGGGACGTGCGAGCCGCTGAGGTGGCAGAGCCGAGTACGGAACCAGACGCGGAACAGGGGCAGGAATCGGGCGGAAGTCGCGGGACGGCGAGGCAGCCGGGCTTGTTTGATGTTCCGCTTACGCCCCAAGATAGCGAAACCAAAGGGGCAGCGCAATCTCTGGCTCCATTGGAAACAACTCCTCTGGAAAAGACGGACGATGGGAACGGTCAGGGAAATCTGCCGCCGGGTGGTTTGGACAATGCGGCTGATAACCTTGTTGCAGGTATGCTGGAACATGCGGAAGCGCAGAGCCGGAAATACGAAGAACAGGCTGGGCAGGATAATGCCCAGGGCATCGCTGAGGAGGTGCGGGAAAAGATGCACGACTTTACAATCAGCGGGCCGTTCCAGGAACAGCTTGCCGGGTTGCGGCTGCCCCGCTTTTATATCCGTGTTCCGGGCATGAGCCTGTTTGAAGATACCTTTCTCCTCAATAAAGAAGAGCTTCTCAAGGGCTTCCGCCTTGGTCAGGCTGACAGCCGGATTGATTTTCAGACCATTCGCGACGATGCCTATCAGATCGACCTGGAAGAGGTGGGCGATCATGATTACCGGCCCAGCTTTTGGAAGCTCGGCTCCACCACCCGAGAGCGACTGGTGGAGTATCTGATTGCCCTGCCCCCGGAATCCCGCAAGCAGCAGGTGGCCCGTCGCCTCTGCGACCTGATCGGTAATATGTATCCCATTGCGGATCAGGAGGTGAAAAAGTATGTCCGCCGCATCTTTGAGGACATGAGCAGCGAGCAGATTCATGACTGCCTGGAGCGGGAGTACAGCTACCGGGACAAGATCAAGGCCAAGATCAGGGAATTGGCTGCGGAGTATGCCGAAACCCTGTTTTATCAATGGCTGGATGCGGATAAGATCCTGCTCCAAGAGGATTACCTCCTGCCGGACAGCATTCATCCCCTGGAAACAGCCCCGGCTGTCCCGAAAAGCCTGTATGAGGCCGAAGGCCACCTGAACAACTGGGAAGCCAAGGTCGTCAATGAGATTGCCAATTTGGACAATATCCTGTTCTGGCATAAGATTATCGAGCGTAAAGGCTTCTGCATCAACGGCTTTCTCAACCATTACCCGGATTTTCTCATCCGCACCCGCAACGGCACCACCCTCCTGCTGGAAGCCAAAGGCGATGACCGGGATAACTCGGATTCCGCCCGCAAACTGAAACTGGGCCGGGCCTGGGCCGCAAAGGCGGGCAATGCCTTCCGCTATTTCATGGTCTTTGACAGTAAGGAGGTTGAGGGTGCGTATCGGCTGGAAGAATTACTGAAGGTTGTTGGCGGGTTGTGA
- a CDS encoding type II toxin-antitoxin system RelE/ParE family toxin yields MGQIAEVIQAPLFARQKKKLNKTQRKKLDEAVKTIMANPAVGKAKSGDLQGVRTYKYKIGNKQILLAYEVVGTTLYLYTFGSHQNFYQKLSKYIHQ; encoded by the coding sequence ATGGGCCAAATTGCCGAAGTCATTCAGGCACCGCTCTTTGCCCGACAAAAAAAGAAGCTGAACAAAACCCAAAGAAAAAAATTAGACGAAGCCGTTAAAACAATAATGGCTAATCCGGCAGTGGGCAAGGCGAAATCCGGTGACCTACAGGGAGTGCGTACCTACAAGTACAAAATCGGCAATAAGCAGATCCTGCTTGCTTATGAAGTTGTGGGCACTACCCTCTATCTGTACACCTTTGGCTCGCATCAGAATTTTTATCAAAAACTAAGCAAGTACATTCATCAATAA
- a CDS encoding lytic murein transglycosylase, which translates to MLKKRYVHVAKMKNITFVLVSFFAFFLQVPENIQSTHFNKKALSFSKQAYAQEKQDVPILTKEEKRKNATDERGSFNQSAICLLPADIPEQVTIQDFSSFNEWLAFFKKEATRKGISRNAVQAAFENVQLVDKVVQFDRKQKEYSLSFTNYMNNSISLSRIKRGEREMKDNAKILQRIQNKYGVPPEILVALWGLESDFGGFTGNFSTVNTLATLAYEGRRRDFFTNELFCALAMLDSGNITVQEMTGSWAGAMGQPQFMPSTFYHYAVDGNGDGKKDLWKNTNDVLSSAGNYLSQAKWKTGEKWGVEVILPKNFDPYEAQLAVEKTLQEWKSLGVKKYNGKELRGTTLKGSILLPSGLSGPAFLVFHNFRVIREWNRSVNYALAAGHLSDRIAGGAPLVGLNKEKDKNLSRQDALLIQNILASLGYYKDKIDGMVGLKSREAIREYQKDKGIPADGYPSDELIIQLQQERL; encoded by the coding sequence ATGTTGAAAAAACGGTATGTACACGTTGCTAAAATGAAAAATATTACTTTCGTCCTAGTATCCTTTTTCGCATTTTTTTTACAGGTGCCGGAAAATATACAATCAACGCATTTTAATAAAAAAGCATTGTCCTTTTCAAAGCAGGCTTATGCTCAGGAAAAACAGGATGTGCCCATCTTGACCAAAGAGGAAAAACGAAAAAATGCAACAGATGAGCGTGGCAGTTTCAACCAGTCAGCAATATGTTTACTGCCTGCTGATATTCCCGAGCAAGTAACCATACAAGATTTTTCTTCCTTTAATGAATGGCTTGCTTTCTTTAAAAAAGAAGCAACGAGAAAAGGTATCTCGCGCAATGCTGTTCAGGCCGCTTTTGAAAATGTGCAGTTGGTCGACAAGGTTGTTCAGTTTGACAGGAAACAAAAAGAATATTCTCTTTCTTTTACAAATTATATGAACAACTCGATCTCTCTCTCCAGGATTAAACGCGGAGAAAGAGAAATGAAAGATAATGCAAAGATATTACAAAGGATTCAAAATAAATATGGTGTTCCTCCTGAAATTTTAGTTGCCTTATGGGGGCTGGAAAGTGATTTTGGTGGTTTTACCGGGAATTTCTCTACTGTCAATACCTTGGCAACCTTGGCCTATGAAGGAAGGCGACGTGATTTCTTTACGAATGAGTTGTTTTGCGCATTAGCCATGCTTGATTCCGGAAACATAACTGTTCAAGAAATGACAGGTTCTTGGGCAGGAGCAATGGGACAGCCTCAGTTTATGCCCTCAACTTTTTACCATTACGCTGTAGATGGGAACGGAGACGGGAAAAAAGACCTTTGGAAGAACACAAATGACGTTTTGTCATCAGCTGGAAATTATTTATCCCAAGCAAAGTGGAAAACAGGAGAGAAATGGGGGGTAGAAGTCATTCTGCCCAAAAATTTTGATCCGTATGAAGCTCAATTAGCTGTAGAAAAGACCCTGCAAGAGTGGAAATCATTGGGGGTAAAAAAGTATAACGGAAAAGAACTGAGAGGGACAACGCTCAAAGGCTCAATTCTTTTACCTTCCGGTCTTTCCGGTCCGGCCTTTCTTGTCTTCCATAACTTTCGCGTTATCAGAGAGTGGAACAGATCTGTGAATTATGCCTTGGCCGCAGGACACCTTTCCGACAGAATTGCCGGAGGTGCTCCTTTGGTCGGGCTGAATAAAGAGAAAGATAAAAACTTATCTCGTCAAGATGCGTTACTAATACAGAACATTCTTGCATCGTTGGGATATTACAAAGATAAAATTGACGGGATGGTAGGGCTGAAATCCAGGGAAGCAATTCGTGAATATCAGAAAGATAAAGGGATTCCTGCGGACGGATATCCATCGGATGAGCTGATTATACAATTGCAACAGGAACGCCTGTGA
- the dnaE gene encoding DNA polymerase III subunit alpha, with translation MTTPFVHLHVHTQYSMLDGAIRLGDLIDKTQAYGMNAVAVTDHGAMYGALEFYTKANKAGIKPLVGCEFYISETDHLIHDKSAGHNFHIVLLAMNETGYRNLMKLASIAQTAGFYYRPRIDRKLLFAHQEGLLALTACLHGEIPWTITHQGLDKAREKALSLQQVFGDRLYFEIQENGIPEQKTVNNGLLELGNDLGIKVVATNDCHYLNQEESYAHEVLLCIQTSKTINDANRFRFSTDELYFKPPDVMAKQFSYCPEALANTLEVADRCNLELEFNENHFPIFPVPEGESLESLFEKACRDGLDIRLEHLRSLQDVPKELEQQYQERLDMEIKVIQKMGFSGYFLIVADFIGWAKSKKIPVGPGRGSGAGSLAAFCMSITDIDPIPYGLLFERFLNVERVSMPDFDVDFCKERRDEVIDYVRGKYGGDDHVAQIVAYGSMKARAVLRDVGRVLEVPLPVVDKVAKLVPDELKITLKKAIDKEPRLRDAMQQDPAVQKLLTVAQVLEGLSRHKSTHAAGVVVSPKAMVEYLPVCVGSKKEILTQFDMKYTEMTGLIKFDFLGLKTLTVIDRALKLIELDIGTWIDLSKIPMDDPRTYDLLCAGNSLGVFQLESDGMRELLVKMAPEQFTDLIALVALYRPGPLDSGMVDQFVETKHGRRPPEYPLPQIKAVLKETYGVIVYQEQVMKISNILASYSLGDADILRRAMGKKIPEVMEEERAKFMAGAEGNNIPKEKATYVFDLMAKFAGYGFNKSHSAAYALIAYQTAYLKAHYPAQFLAALLSCDVDNTDKVVKYINECKQMSIPVLPPDINESFHDFTVINDRIRFGLAAVKNVGGSALDSMIREREENGPYSSLADFCGRIDSSKVNRKVLENLVKAGAFDFVQVKRAQLMAVLDQALEQAKAVQRDRLSGQMSLFAVGGSKEASAASAEVKFPDRDEWPQLKKLSYEKETIGFFLTGHPLDGVIDTIRMVADADIAALENRREGQAVRVGGLIQQYKEHISKKGDRMAFTVLEDMSSSVEVIVFPETFSRCSHYLGKDEPLIVLGTVQQGERGAKIIAEDIYSLDKAVEQFTEQASIRLPADRIGRNQLIELKELIYQFHGSAPIKLTLHFDGRGEVDILPMKDITVRPCSAFFQKVKDSFGPGCLSVQVRQAEVQRKKRFGGGKGR, from the coding sequence ATGACCACCCCCTTTGTCCATCTCCACGTCCATACCCAGTATTCCATGCTCGACGGGGCCATCCGTCTCGGTGACCTGATTGATAAAACCCAGGCCTACGGCATGAATGCGGTGGCGGTCACTGATCACGGTGCCATGTACGGTGCCCTGGAGTTCTACACCAAGGCCAATAAGGCCGGGATCAAACCGCTGGTCGGCTGCGAGTTCTATATTTCAGAGACCGATCATCTTATTCATGACAAGAGCGCAGGCCATAATTTCCATATTGTGCTGCTGGCTATGAATGAGACCGGCTACCGCAATCTGATGAAGTTGGCCTCTATCGCCCAGACTGCTGGCTTTTATTATAGGCCCCGCATTGATCGCAAGCTGCTCTTTGCCCACCAGGAGGGCCTGCTCGCCCTGACCGCCTGTCTGCACGGTGAGATTCCCTGGACCATCACCCATCAGGGGCTGGATAAGGCCAGAGAGAAGGCTTTGAGTCTGCAACAGGTTTTCGGTGATCGCCTCTATTTCGAGATCCAGGAAAACGGCATCCCGGAACAAAAGACCGTTAATAACGGCCTGCTGGAGCTGGGCAATGATCTGGGCATCAAAGTGGTGGCGACCAATGACTGCCACTATCTCAACCAAGAGGAATCCTACGCTCATGAGGTGCTGCTCTGTATCCAGACCAGCAAGACCATCAACGATGCCAATCGCTTCAGGTTTTCCACGGATGAGCTGTATTTCAAACCGCCGGATGTCATGGCCAAGCAGTTCAGCTACTGCCCCGAGGCCCTGGCAAATACTCTGGAGGTGGCAGACCGCTGTAACCTGGAGCTTGAATTCAATGAGAATCATTTTCCCATCTTTCCGGTGCCAGAGGGGGAATCCCTGGAAAGCCTGTTTGAAAAGGCCTGTCGGGACGGCCTGGACATACGCCTTGAACATCTCCGCAGCCTACAGGACGTTCCCAAGGAGCTGGAGCAACAATACCAAGAGCGCCTGGACATGGAAATCAAGGTTATCCAGAAAATGGGTTTTTCCGGTTATTTCCTCATTGTGGCCGATTTTATTGGCTGGGCCAAGAGCAAGAAAATCCCAGTGGGACCGGGGCGTGGTTCGGGGGCTGGCAGTCTGGCCGCCTTTTGTATGTCTATCACCGATATTGATCCCATTCCTTACGGTCTCCTCTTTGAGCGCTTCCTGAACGTGGAGCGGGTCTCCATGCCCGACTTTGACGTGGATTTCTGCAAGGAACGGCGGGATGAGGTGATTGATTATGTCCGTGGCAAGTACGGCGGTGATGATCATGTGGCCCAGATCGTGGCCTACGGTTCTATGAAGGCCAGGGCTGTGCTTCGCGATGTGGGACGAGTCTTGGAGGTGCCCCTACCTGTAGTCGATAAGGTCGCCAAGCTGGTTCCGGATGAGCTGAAGATCACCCTGAAAAAGGCCATTGACAAGGAACCCCGCCTCCGCGATGCCATGCAGCAGGATCCCGCTGTCCAAAAACTGCTCACTGTGGCCCAGGTATTGGAGGGCCTGTCTCGCCATAAATCCACCCATGCCGCTGGGGTGGTGGTTTCGCCCAAGGCGATGGTGGAATATCTGCCGGTCTGTGTCGGTTCCAAAAAGGAAATCCTGACCCAGTTTGATATGAAGTACACTGAGATGACCGGGCTGATCAAGTTCGATTTTCTCGGCCTCAAGACCCTGACCGTTATTGATCGGGCCTTGAAGCTCATTGAGCTGGATATCGGCACTTGGATTGATTTAAGCAAGATCCCTATGGATGATCCGCGCACCTATGATCTGTTGTGTGCGGGCAACAGCCTGGGCGTGTTTCAGCTGGAGAGCGACGGGATGCGGGAGCTGTTGGTCAAGATGGCTCCAGAGCAATTCACCGACCTGATCGCCTTGGTGGCCCTGTATCGACCCGGTCCCTTGGATTCCGGCATGGTGGATCAGTTTGTCGAGACCAAGCATGGTCGTCGTCCCCCGGAATACCCCTTGCCCCAGATCAAAGCTGTCCTGAAAGAGACCTACGGCGTTATTGTCTACCAGGAACAGGTCATGAAGATCTCCAATATCCTGGCCTCGTACAGCCTGGGTGATGCGGATATCCTCCGCCGGGCCATGGGCAAGAAGATCCCCGAGGTCATGGAGGAAGAGCGAGCCAAGTTTATGGCGGGTGCTGAGGGGAATAATATTCCCAAGGAAAAGGCGACCTATGTTTTTGATCTGATGGCTAAGTTTGCGGGCTACGGCTTTAATAAATCTCATTCAGCCGCCTATGCCCTGATCGCCTACCAGACCGCCTATCTCAAGGCCCATTATCCGGCCCAGTTCCTGGCCGCCCTGCTGTCCTGCGATGTGGATAACACAGATAAGGTGGTCAAGTACATCAACGAATGTAAGCAGATGTCCATCCCGGTTCTGCCGCCAGATATCAACGAGTCGTTTCACGATTTCACGGTTATCAATGATCGGATTCGCTTTGGGCTGGCAGCGGTGAAAAATGTGGGCGGTTCAGCCTTGGACTCCATGATCAGGGAACGGGAGGAAAACGGCCCGTATTCCTCGCTGGCTGATTTCTGCGGTCGGATCGACTCCAGTAAGGTTAACCGGAAGGTTTTGGAAAATCTGGTCAAGGCCGGAGCCTTTGACTTTGTGCAGGTGAAACGAGCCCAGCTCATGGCGGTGCTGGATCAGGCTCTTGAGCAGGCCAAAGCTGTGCAGCGGGATCGCCTGAGCGGCCAGATGAGTCTGTTTGCTGTGGGTGGAAGCAAGGAGGCGAGTGCGGCCAGTGCTGAAGTTAAATTTCCTGATAGAGATGAATGGCCGCAATTGAAAAAGCTCTCCTATGAAAAGGAGACCATTGGTTTCTTTCTGACCGGCCATCCTCTGGACGGGGTTATTGACACGATTCGCATGGTTGCTGATGCGGATATTGCAGCTCTGGAGAATCGGCGGGAAGGGCAGGCTGTTCGGGTCGGTGGGTTGATTCAGCAGTACAAGGAGCATATCTCGAAAAAAGGCGACCGCATGGCCTTTACCGTGCTGGAGGATATGAGTTCCAGTGTTGAAGTGATTGTCTTTCCAGAGACCTTTTCTCGTTGCTCCCATTATCTCGGCAAAGACGAGCCCCTAATTGTCCTCGGCACGGTTCAGCAGGGGGAGCGAGGGGCAAAGATTATTGCTGAAGACATCTACTCGTTGGATAAGGCTGTGGAGCAGTTTACCGAGCAGGCTTCGATCCGTCTGCCTGCCGATAGGATCGGACGAAACCAGCTCATCGAACTCAAGGAGCTGATCTATCAATTTCACGGCTCAGCCCCGATCAAACTGACGCTTCATTTTGACGGAAGGGGGGAGGTGGATATCCTGCCCATGAAGGATATCACTGTCCGGCCCTGCTCGGCGTTCTTCCAAAAGGTGAAGGACTCCTTTGGGCCGGGCTGTCTGTCTGTGCAGGTGCGTCAGGCTGAGGTGCAGCGAAAGAAGCGATTTGGAGGGGGGAAAGGGCGGTAG